The following are encoded in a window of Rhizobium sp. WYJ-E13 genomic DNA:
- a CDS encoding LysR family transcriptional regulator, with the protein MLPNPTLDQLQVFLTVAETGSFSAASRVLNRAQSVISYTIANLEAQLEVPLFERSGARQPKLTDAGKAMLEDARRLMADLEVMRARVKSIKQGLEAELSLAISVMVPADAVMMVLREFREKFPGVALNLNVGELGMVMDMVMSDKAGIGIGGALVRQDDSLVAEKIGYSFMVPVVAPDHPLASIGRPLTLVDVREEIQLVVSDASGLTKGRDFNVLSYRTWRVSDIATKHQLIKGGLGWGGLPVSVVGEDIMKGNLVAIKLEAYEQGEYPIYAMRRAANPPGPAGQWLIEAFRGRLSMCPSHGEMINILGIDGLHAIPEAAE; encoded by the coding sequence ATGCTTCCGAACCCGACACTGGATCAATTACAGGTTTTCCTGACGGTCGCCGAAACCGGCAGCTTCTCGGCAGCCTCGCGCGTGCTGAACCGCGCGCAGTCGGTGATCAGCTATACGATCGCCAATCTGGAAGCCCAGCTCGAAGTGCCGCTCTTCGAGCGTTCCGGCGCCCGCCAACCGAAACTGACGGATGCCGGCAAGGCGATGCTGGAAGACGCCCGCCGGCTGATGGCCGACCTCGAGGTCATGCGCGCTCGCGTGAAAAGCATCAAGCAGGGGCTGGAGGCGGAGCTTTCTCTGGCAATCAGTGTCATGGTGCCTGCCGATGCCGTCATGATGGTGCTGCGCGAGTTCCGCGAAAAATTCCCGGGTGTAGCCCTCAATCTCAATGTCGGCGAGCTCGGCATGGTCATGGACATGGTGATGAGCGACAAGGCCGGTATTGGGATTGGCGGGGCGCTTGTGAGGCAGGACGATTCGCTTGTAGCCGAAAAGATCGGCTACTCGTTCATGGTTCCCGTGGTCGCACCCGATCATCCGCTGGCGAGCATTGGTCGTCCGCTGACACTGGTTGATGTGCGCGAAGAGATCCAGCTTGTGGTTTCCGATGCCTCCGGCTTGACCAAGGGGCGGGACTTCAACGTCCTGTCTTACAGGACATGGCGTGTCAGCGACATTGCGACCAAGCACCAGCTCATCAAGGGTGGTCTCGGCTGGGGTGGCCTGCCGGTTTCGGTCGTCGGAGAGGACATCATGAAGGGCAATCTGGTCGCCATCAAGCTGGAGGCTTACGAGCAGGGCGAATACCCGATCTACGCCATGCGCAGGGCCGCCAATCCGCCAGGCCCCGCCGGGCAATGGCTGATCGAGGCCTTTCGCGGGCGGCTCTCCATGTGTCCGAGCCATGGCGAAATGATCAACATACTGGGCATTGACGGGCTGCATGCCATTCCCGAAGCTGCCGAATAG
- a CDS encoding SDR family oxidoreductase yields the protein MRLKNKIALITGGNSGIGLATAKVFVAEGARVIITGRNPETLAAAKKALGGDVLTLKIDLTDVAAAEKVFAEAASAVGKFDIVFANAGIGGATPLGQTSLEQFEKIISTNLTSVFFTVQSALPHLNDGASVILNGSVHAVLGAPGWSAYAATKGAVRSMTRNLASELAPRGIRVNQVTPGGTRTPIWSPYAQTEDAMSALEEKLGNMSALGRMSEADEIAKAALYLASSDSSNVTGIEITVDGGMTSAPSGAKIFRAA from the coding sequence ATGCGTCTCAAGAACAAGATCGCGCTCATTACCGGCGGCAATAGCGGTATCGGGCTTGCCACTGCCAAGGTTTTCGTTGCCGAAGGCGCGAGGGTCATCATCACCGGCCGCAACCCGGAAACACTCGCAGCGGCCAAGAAAGCACTTGGCGGCGACGTGCTGACGCTGAAGATCGATCTCACAGACGTTGCGGCGGCGGAGAAGGTCTTCGCCGAGGCAGCTTCTGCCGTCGGCAAGTTCGATATCGTCTTTGCCAACGCCGGCATCGGCGGCGCAACGCCGCTCGGCCAGACCTCGCTGGAACAGTTCGAAAAGATCATCAGCACCAACCTCACCTCAGTTTTCTTCACGGTCCAGTCGGCGCTTCCGCATCTGAATGATGGCGCTTCTGTCATCCTCAACGGCTCGGTCCATGCCGTTCTCGGCGCACCAGGCTGGTCGGCCTATGCCGCCACCAAGGGTGCAGTGCGCTCCATGACGCGCAACCTTGCCTCCGAACTTGCGCCCCGCGGTATCCGCGTCAATCAGGTAACGCCGGGCGGCACGCGCACACCGATCTGGTCGCCCTATGCGCAGACCGAAGATGCAATGTCGGCACTCGAAGAAAAGCTCGGGAACATGAGCGCGCTTGGCCGCATGAGCGAAGCAGATGAGATTGCAAAGGCCGCGCTCTATCTCGCCTCCAGCGATTCCAGCAATGTCACCGGGATCGAGATCACCGTCGACGGCGGGATGACGAGCGCTCCCTCCGGCGCCAAGATTTTCCGCGCCGCCTGA
- a CDS encoding diguanylate cyclase — MMELLNTALFIVEAVGYFVLMVSLLHFRQRLGLGVFLTALGVMHFMETYLAAVFYVSLPFGNVSPGSSIFFSGKLMMILMLYLQEDAATVRQPIYGLFLGNLLTVAIAWVMQLHQPLDLSPGHPADVNFLKEMGWLMVWGTAILYLDSLGIILLYEKLSDFMRRRVVLRFMIAGLVLLTFDQILFFSGLHYFMGVPMTAFWAGWKAKMLAVCLYSLMFAVYEFRIRRAGIAASARSISDLFGDLTFRERYNDLLERTGRDMLTGVYDRSRMELEAPLMVREALRQGQYATVLIIDADHFKDVNDGFGHLQGDEVLKAIASRLGTTLRSSDRIFRFGGEEFVAVCPGTSHEEGLLLAERLRWTIVTSVTTPDDASVSVSIGAATADEDGTSFTTVLSAADSRLYEAKKSGRNCVVGRSGVVKVS, encoded by the coding sequence GTGATGGAGCTCCTAAACACTGCGCTCTTCATCGTCGAAGCCGTCGGCTATTTCGTGCTGATGGTCAGTCTCCTGCATTTTCGCCAGCGCCTCGGATTGGGCGTCTTCCTGACTGCGCTCGGCGTCATGCATTTCATGGAGACCTACCTTGCTGCGGTCTTCTATGTTTCCCTGCCGTTCGGGAACGTATCGCCGGGGTCTTCGATCTTCTTTTCCGGCAAGCTGATGATGATTCTCATGCTCTACCTGCAGGAGGATGCGGCGACCGTCCGCCAGCCGATCTATGGTCTGTTTCTCGGCAATCTCCTGACCGTCGCCATTGCCTGGGTGATGCAGCTTCATCAGCCGCTGGATCTGTCGCCCGGCCATCCGGCAGACGTTAATTTCTTGAAGGAAATGGGATGGCTGATGGTGTGGGGCACGGCAATCCTCTACCTCGACTCGCTCGGCATCATCCTGCTCTACGAGAAGCTTAGCGATTTCATGCGCCGCCGCGTCGTGCTGCGCTTCATGATCGCGGGCCTTGTGCTTCTGACATTTGACCAGATCCTCTTCTTCAGCGGCCTGCATTATTTCATGGGCGTGCCGATGACGGCCTTCTGGGCTGGATGGAAAGCCAAGATGCTGGCCGTCTGCCTCTATTCACTGATGTTCGCCGTCTATGAATTCCGTATCCGCAGAGCCGGTATTGCCGCCTCGGCCCGCTCGATCAGCGACCTCTTCGGGGATCTGACATTCCGCGAGCGCTATAACGATCTACTGGAGCGCACCGGCCGCGACATGCTGACCGGCGTCTATGACCGCAGCCGCATGGAACTGGAGGCGCCGCTGATGGTGCGCGAAGCGCTGCGGCAGGGCCAGTACGCGACCGTTCTCATCATCGATGCCGACCATTTCAAGGACGTCAATGACGGCTTCGGCCATCTGCAGGGCGACGAGGTTCTGAAGGCCATTGCCTCGAGGCTCGGAACGACGCTGCGCTCCAGCGACCGTATCTTCCGCTTCGGCGGCGAAGAGTTTGTCGCCGTTTGTCCAGGCACAAGCCATGAGGAAGGCTTGCTGCTCGCCGAGCGCCTGCGCTGGACGATCGTGACCAGTGTGACGACGCCCGATGATGCGTCGGTATCGGTGAGCATAGGGGCTGCAACCGCCGACGAAGATGGTACCAGTTTCACGACCGTGCTTTCGGCGGCAGACAGCCGCCTCTACGAGGCAAAGAAAAGCGGCCGCAACTGTGTCGTCGGCCGCTCCGGTGTCGTGAAAGTCAGCTAG
- a CDS encoding DUF2087 domain-containing protein, protein MTKSIFPMEIADLSAFAKSLRTQIEALADKPSHVEMLNLLTRAAGYRNYQHFRSVAQSAAVLKDWSLKLDPEPLPNEDRVLKASRHFDGNGRLIRWPGRRGLQELCLWFLWSKIPADTELTEREISDLLSRLHLFGDAALLRRELFDFGLVHRTRDGRQYRRIERKPPVELGMLRRCIEAEAEIA, encoded by the coding sequence GTGACCAAATCTATCTTTCCAATGGAAATCGCCGATCTTTCGGCTTTCGCCAAATCTCTCCGCACGCAGATCGAAGCGCTCGCTGACAAGCCGAGCCATGTCGAGATGCTCAATCTACTGACCCGCGCGGCGGGTTATCGTAACTACCAGCATTTCCGCAGCGTGGCGCAGTCTGCGGCGGTCCTGAAGGACTGGAGCCTGAAGCTGGATCCCGAGCCTTTGCCGAACGAAGACCGCGTGCTGAAGGCGTCGCGCCATTTCGATGGCAATGGCCGACTGATCCGCTGGCCGGGCAGGAGAGGGCTGCAGGAACTTTGCTTGTGGTTCCTGTGGTCGAAAATACCGGCGGATACGGAACTGACGGAGCGTGAAATCAGCGATTTGCTGAGCCGCTTGCATCTCTTCGGCGATGCGGCACTGCTGCGCCGCGAGCTTTTCGATTTCGGGCTTGTCCACCGCACCCGGGATGGCAGGCAATATCGCAGGATCGAAAGGAAGCCGCCGGTTGAACTCGGCATGCTTCGTCGTTGCATCGAAGCTGAGGCAGAAATTGCTTGA
- a CDS encoding FMN-dependent NADH-azoreductase produces MSSILLLTSSPRSESLSTSIAVELADKLKSQNPGSVVVRRDLAANPLPHIDDLFTAAIRKPPETRTAEESAAVKTSDELVNELLAADSIVIGTGLINFNIYSSLKTWIDNVARAGLTFKYTESGPVGLATGKKVYVVLASGGVYSQGPAAGMNHAVPYLKSVLGFLGITDIETIYVEGLAFGPEAAEKAIGAAKSRVEELALAA; encoded by the coding sequence ATGTCTTCCATTCTTCTTCTGACGTCCAGCCCGCGTTCGGAATCTCTATCCACCTCGATCGCGGTCGAGCTGGCTGATAAGCTCAAGAGCCAGAACCCGGGCAGCGTCGTCGTTCGTCGCGATCTCGCCGCAAATCCGCTGCCGCATATCGATGATCTGTTCACCGCCGCCATCCGCAAGCCGCCGGAAACCCGCACAGCTGAGGAATCTGCCGCCGTGAAGACTTCTGACGAGTTGGTCAACGAGCTTCTTGCCGCCGACAGCATCGTCATCGGCACCGGCCTCATCAATTTCAACATCTATTCGTCGCTGAAAACCTGGATCGATAACGTCGCCCGCGCAGGCCTTACGTTCAAGTACACCGAAAGCGGCCCGGTCGGCCTCGCCACCGGCAAGAAGGTCTATGTCGTTCTCGCCTCCGGCGGCGTCTACTCTCAGGGTCCGGCTGCGGGCATGAACCACGCCGTTCCGTACCTGAAGTCGGTTCTCGGCTTCCTCGGCATCACCGATATAGAAACCATCTATGTCGAAGGTCTCGCCTTCGGCCCGGAAGCAGCGGAGAAGGCCATCGGCGCTGCCAAGTCGCGCGTCGAAGAGCTCGCGCTTGCTGCCTAA
- a CDS encoding bifunctional 2',3'-cyclic-nucleotide 2'-phosphodiesterase/3'-nucleotidase — MSSIFDVPTMSRRSLLGGLAATSALVLLHPFSARAAANQAHLRLMETTDIHVNVLPYDYYADKPNDTMGLSRTATIIDTIRAEAVNSLLIDNGDVLQGNPMGDYMAYQHGMKDGDIHPVIKGMNTLGYTVGTLGNHEFNYGLDFMFKVLNGANFPFVCANLTKGQLASNPKQDELFFKPYVIVEKQIKDGSGNESPVKIGFIGFVPPQIMLWDVKNLEGKAQTRDIVEAAKAWVPAMKEAGADIVIALSHSGIDGSAPSEKMENASLHLAAVEGIDAIFTGHQHLVFPGPKSWDGISNADPIKGTLHGKPAVMAGFWGSHLGLIDLLLEKDGNSWKIVDFTSEARPIYHRDDKKKVVADVTDKKEVVEATKAEHEATLAYVRTPVGKTSAPLYSYFALVADDPSVQIVSQAQTWYIKQMLADTQFKDLPVLSAAAPFKAGGRGGADYYTDVPAGDIAIKNVADLYLYPNTVQAVAITGAQVKEWLEMSAGMFNHIEPGAKDAVLLNSDFPSYNFDVIDGVTYQIDLSQPPKYDSSGKPVNPDANRIQNLAFDGKPIDPAQKFVVVSNNYRAGGGGSFPDIASDKVIFQAPDTNRDVIVRYVHDQGTINPSADGNWTFKPLPGTTVVFESGPKAKQYLADVKSVKIEDAGEGAEGFAKFRLVL; from the coding sequence ATGTCTTCCATTTTCGATGTGCCTACGATGAGCCGCCGTTCCCTGCTCGGCGGTCTCGCCGCCACTTCCGCTCTCGTGCTGCTGCACCCATTCAGCGCCCGCGCTGCCGCAAACCAGGCGCATCTGCGGCTGATGGAAACGACCGACATCCATGTCAACGTCCTCCCCTATGACTATTATGCCGACAAGCCGAACGACACGATGGGCCTGTCGCGTACGGCAACCATCATCGACACAATCCGGGCAGAAGCCGTCAACTCGCTGCTGATCGACAATGGCGATGTGCTGCAGGGCAATCCAATGGGCGACTATATGGCCTATCAACACGGCATGAAGGACGGCGATATCCATCCGGTTATCAAGGGGATGAACACGCTCGGCTACACCGTCGGCACGCTCGGAAACCACGAGTTCAATTATGGCCTGGACTTCATGTTCAAGGTGCTGAACGGCGCGAACTTCCCCTTCGTCTGCGCCAACCTGACCAAGGGTCAGCTCGCCTCCAACCCGAAGCAGGACGAGTTGTTCTTCAAGCCCTACGTCATCGTCGAAAAGCAGATCAAGGATGGCTCAGGCAATGAAAGCCCCGTCAAGATCGGCTTCATCGGCTTCGTGCCGCCGCAGATCATGCTGTGGGATGTCAAGAATCTCGAAGGCAAGGCGCAGACCCGCGATATCGTCGAGGCGGCCAAGGCCTGGGTGCCGGCCATGAAGGAGGCCGGCGCCGATATCGTCATCGCCCTTTCCCATTCCGGCATCGACGGTTCCGCCCCGTCCGAAAAGATGGAAAATGCCTCGTTGCATCTTGCAGCCGTCGAGGGGATCGATGCGATCTTCACCGGTCACCAGCATCTCGTTTTCCCCGGCCCGAAGAGCTGGGATGGCATAAGCAATGCCGATCCGATCAAGGGCACATTGCATGGCAAGCCCGCCGTCATGGCAGGCTTCTGGGGCTCGCATCTCGGCCTCATCGACCTTCTGCTGGAGAAAGACGGCAACAGCTGGAAGATCGTCGACTTCACGTCAGAAGCGCGGCCGATCTACCATCGCGACGACAAGAAGAAGGTCGTTGCCGATGTCACAGACAAGAAGGAAGTCGTCGAGGCTACCAAGGCAGAGCATGAGGCAACACTTGCCTATGTCCGCACGCCTGTCGGCAAGACCTCCGCACCGCTTTATTCCTACTTTGCGCTCGTCGCCGACGATCCGTCGGTACAGATCGTTTCACAGGCTCAGACCTGGTATATCAAACAGATGCTGGCGGATACGCAGTTCAAGGATCTGCCGGTTCTCTCCGCTGCAGCCCCCTTCAAGGCCGGCGGCCGTGGCGGTGCGGACTACTATACGGATGTTCCGGCCGGCGATATCGCCATCAAGAACGTTGCCGACCTCTATCTCTACCCGAATACGGTTCAGGCCGTCGCGATTACCGGCGCGCAGGTGAAAGAGTGGCTGGAAATGTCTGCGGGCATGTTCAATCATATCGAACCCGGCGCGAAGGACGCGGTCCTCCTCAACAGTGACTTCCCGTCCTACAATTTCGACGTCATCGATGGCGTGACCTATCAGATCGACCTGTCGCAGCCGCCCAAATATGATTCGTCGGGCAAGCCGGTCAATCCGGACGCGAACCGCATCCAGAACCTTGCCTTCGACGGCAAACCGATCGATCCAGCCCAGAAATTCGTGGTCGTCTCCAACAACTACCGTGCCGGCGGCGGTGGCAGTTTCCCGGACATCGCCTCCGACAAGGTGATTTTCCAGGCGCCGGATACCAACCGCGACGTCATCGTCCGCTATGTCCATGATCAGGGCACGATCAACCCCTCCGCCGACGGCAACTGGACCTTCAAGCCCCTGCCCGGCACGACCGTCGTGTTCGAAAGCGGACCGAAGGCCAAGCAATACCTTGCCGACGTCAAGAGCGTGAAGATCGAGGATGCCGGCGAAGGCGCCGAAGGATTCGCGAAGTTCAGGCTGGTTCTCTAA
- a CDS encoding TetR/AcrR family transcriptional regulator, which yields MGHSQLEKQKTHDRIVEIASKRLREKGLEGLGVADLMKEAGLTVGGFYKHFASRDEMVAEAMKLAFGSWEAKVRSEGRVPADITMAEYSASYLSPHHREDVSGGCPFAALTADLARSGEKCRSLATDQLKANLGNMAGRVAAADQAQARRKAIILSSLMTGAVGLARIVDDEELSNEILETVRSFADFAGK from the coding sequence ATGGGTCATTCGCAATTGGAAAAGCAGAAGACGCACGACAGGATCGTCGAGATCGCTTCCAAGCGTCTGCGAGAGAAAGGACTGGAAGGGCTCGGCGTGGCCGATCTGATGAAGGAGGCGGGGCTGACTGTTGGCGGCTTCTACAAGCATTTTGCCTCGCGCGACGAGATGGTGGCCGAAGCCATGAAACTGGCTTTCGGCTCCTGGGAAGCGAAGGTGCGTTCGGAGGGCAGGGTACCGGCAGATATTACGATGGCGGAATATTCCGCTAGTTATCTGAGCCCGCATCATCGCGAGGACGTGAGCGGCGGTTGCCCCTTTGCGGCTCTGACGGCCGACCTTGCCCGTAGCGGCGAGAAATGCCGTTCGCTTGCGACCGATCAGTTGAAGGCGAATCTGGGAAATATGGCCGGACGCGTGGCAGCGGCCGATCAGGCGCAGGCACGTCGCAAGGCGATTATTCTCTCCAGCCTGATGACGGGTGCCGTCGGCCTCGCACGCATTGTCGATGACGAAGAGCTCTCCAACGAAATCCTGGAGACGGTCCGCTCCTTCGCCGACTTCGCGGGAAAATGA